In Armatimonadota bacterium, the genomic window CTGGACGATCTGGGCCACGACGCTGAGGGTAATGGAGAAGAAGAAGACAATGGTGCCCACGGCGCTGAGGGCGGGGTTGATCCCGGAGCGCATCATCGCCCAGATCTTCACCGGCAGCGTCACATCGAATCCGGAGACGATCCAGGCGATGAGGAACTCGTCGAAGGAGAGGGTGAAGGTGAGCAGAAAGGCTCCCAGCACCGCGGGCAGCGAGAGCGGGAAGACCACCTCCCAGAGGGCGCGCAGTCGCGACGCCCCCAGGTCCCACGCGGCTTCCTCGTAGCTGCGGCTGAGCGTATGCAAGCGCCCCCGGATGATGAGCATAGCCAGGGGGGCGGAGAAGACCGTGTGGCTGATCCATACCGTGAGCAGAGACTTGGGGATGCCTACCGTGTTGAAGAACACCAGCAGCCCCAGCCCCAGCAGGATCCAGGGCACGGTCAGGGGCGAGATCATCACCAGCATGAAAACATCCTGCCACCACACGCCCGCCCGGGTCAGGGCGTAAGCGCCGGGGAAGCCCAGGAGGACCGAGGTCAGGCCGACGGCCGTGGCCACCAGGATGCTGTTACGCAGGCCAACCAGCAGGCCAGGGTTGCCGACGGCCTGCTCGTACCAGTGCCACGTGAACCCCCGCCAGGGCAGAGCGACGAAGCGGTCGGCGTTGAAGGAACTGAGTATGGTAACGGCGATGGGGGCGAAGAGGAAGGCGTAGGCCACCACCAGGTAGCCCTGCAGGATACGGTCCCAGAGGACCTCCGTCCCCCCAGCACGCAGCCGCGGTGCTCGGGCCTGCGCGGGCACGCTGGTGCTCACTGGCCGATCCCCCGCCCGAAGCCGGCGAACCGCATCCACCGGCCGAAGACGGCGATGGTCCCCAGGATCGTTACCACCATGATCACGGCGAAGGCCGAGGCCTGCGGCCAGTTGACGGTCCACTGCACCGCGTCCACGACCAGTTGGGGGAAGACCCGCTGCGCCTGGCCTCCCAGCACCGCCGGGGACACGAAGTCGGCGAAGGCCAGGACGAAGGTGAACATGCTCCCCGCCACTAGGCCCCCGGAGCTCAGGGGGAAGATCACTTCGGTGAAGGCGCGCAGGCGATTGGCCCCCAGGTCGGCGG contains:
- a CDS encoding ABC transporter permease — protein: MSTSVPAQARAPRLRAGGTEVLWDRILQGYLVVAYAFLFAPIAVTILSSFNADRFVALPWRGFTWHWYEQAVGNPGLLVGLRNSILVATAVGLTSVLLGFPGAYALTRAGVWWQDVFMLVMISPLTVPWILLGLGLLVFFNTVGIPKSLLTVWISHTVFSAPLAMLIIRGRLHTLSRSYEEAAWDLGASRLRALWEVVFPLSLPAVLGAFLLTFTLSFDEFLIAWIVSGFDVTLPVKIWAMMRSGINPALSAVGTIVFFFSITLSVVAQIVQRRGPAA